The following are encoded together in the Babylonia areolata isolate BAREFJ2019XMU chromosome 30, ASM4173473v1, whole genome shotgun sequence genome:
- the LOC143275529 gene encoding ras-related protein Rap-2c-like produces the protein MKEYKVVVLGSGGVGKSALTVKFVSGTFMEKYDPTIEDFYRKEIEVDSAPSVLEILDTAGTEQFASMRDLYIRNGQGFVVVFSITSLQTFQDIKTMREQIQRVKGQERIPLILVGNKVDLESQREVPASEGMGLAQRWSCPYLETSAKCTQNVNELFIEIVREMNSVPVREVKRCCDIL, from the coding sequence ATGAAGGAATACAAGGTTGTGGTGCTGGGAAGCGGTGGTGTTGGCAAAAGTGCATTGACAGTTAAATTTGTCTCAGGGACTTTCATGGAAAAGTATGACCCAACGATTGAGGACTTCTACCGCAAAGAAATCGAAGTGGATAGTGCCCCCTCAGTGCTGGAAATTCTAGACACTGCAGGGACTGAACAGTTTGCATCAATGCGTGACCTGTACATAAGGAATGGTCAGGGTTTTGTCGTCGTTTTTAGCATCACCAGTTTGCAGACATTCCAGGACATCAAAACGATGCGTGAACAGATTCAACGAGTGAAGGGACAGGAGCGCATCCCACTTATTCTGGTGGGCAACAAAGTGGACTTAGAGTCACAACGAGAGGTGCCAGCATCAGAAGGCATGGGTTTGGCCCAGCGATGGAGCTGCCCTTACCTAGAGACCTCGGCCAAATGTACCCAGAACGTCAACGAACTCTTCATTGAGATTGTGAGGGAGATGAACAGTGTACCAGTGAGGGAGGTGAAGAGGTGCTGTGACATTCTTTGA